The Trueperaceae bacterium genome has a window encoding:
- a CDS encoding helix-turn-helix domain-containing protein produces the protein MDGYGQYCPVARAMDVLGSRWTLLIVRDLLCYDIRRFNELARGLPRMSRGLLSERLRQLQEAGIIERHAGNGTPAEYRLSKAGMELRPVVEALLRWGSKWTFEEPTSNELDPVLLMWWMRRRTRTEELPDQRVVAQFDFRRVDGSFWLVLDRSDVSVCLKRPKFDIDLWIEADLSVFYQVWLGRLEFDEAVRQGGVAVRSTPELERRFSSWFRWSPAVDLLAVTEHDPTSTSEALSRQQL, from the coding sequence GTGGATGGATACGGGCAGTACTGCCCGGTGGCGCGGGCTATGGATGTGCTGGGGAGCCGCTGGACGCTACTCATCGTTCGCGACCTCCTCTGCTACGACATCCGCCGCTTCAACGAGCTCGCCAGGGGACTCCCCCGGATGTCGCGCGGTCTGCTCAGCGAGCGGTTGCGGCAGTTGCAGGAAGCCGGCATCATCGAGCGTCACGCCGGGAACGGCACACCTGCGGAGTACCGGCTCAGCAAGGCCGGCATGGAACTGCGCCCCGTCGTCGAAGCCCTCCTTCGGTGGGGTTCCAAGTGGACCTTCGAGGAGCCAACCTCGAACGAACTCGACCCGGTGCTGCTGATGTGGTGGATGCGCAGACGTACGAGGACCGAGGAGCTTCCCGACCAGAGGGTCGTCGCCCAGTTCGACTTCCGCCGGGTCGACGGCAGCTTCTGGCTGGTTCTCGACCGGAGCGATGTGTCGGTCTGTCTAAAGCGGCCCAAGTTCGACATCGACCTGTGGATCGAGGCCGACCTGAGCGTCTTCTACCAGGTCTGGCTGGGCAGGCTCGAGTTCGACGAGGCGGTCAGGCAAGGTGGTGTGGCGGTCAGATCCACGCCGGAGCTGGAACGCCGATTCTCCAGCTGGTTCAGGTGGAGTCCGGCCGTCGACCTGCTGGCGGTGACGGAGCACGATCCGACCAGCACGAGCGAGGCACTCTCCCGGCAGCAGCTCTAG